One Spiribacter halobius DNA segment encodes these proteins:
- a CDS encoding amidohydrolase — MADDRSQAEAVLIKDGVIDYVGSLREARRRAPKDTASVNLKGRTALPGFIESHTHPFAFGKALEQVDCRHCRSIDDIVAALRERAEATPEGEWVLGCTYDDMLLAERRHPTRQDLDRVSERHPILLMHISVHAAAVNTQALRIAGVTADTPDPGDGRLEREADGTPNGVLWEWAQKLFTRHLPAPTADDMRRQLRNASNQYIAAGVTSAVEAALGLAGGGTLEADAAALAAQEPWLPLRLGVAITHPLWQELKAGSGPGLEWGGDPQRSRPLAVKLFQDGSIQLGTAALREPYYRQSEDARHHLIWAQTELMSFVQEAHTAGWQVWTHANGDYAIDSVINAYATVGGNGTARRLRHRIEHCQLANDEQLDRIAQLGLGVSFFAAHVWQWGDRHRDVFIGPERASRMDPLRSAQRRGIRFGLHNDTPVTPIDPLLSISTAATRLTSSGEQLGEDETVSVRHALRAMTLDSAWLAHEENEKGSLEVGKLGDVVILGADPLEVSPDEIRRIPVEATLVGGTPVYLRQNGGGIYD, encoded by the coding sequence ATGGCTGATGATCGGTCGCAGGCCGAGGCAGTACTGATCAAAGACGGGGTCATCGATTATGTGGGCTCGCTCCGCGAGGCCCGGCGCCGCGCCCCGAAAGACACCGCCTCCGTTAACCTAAAGGGACGCACGGCTCTTCCGGGGTTCATTGAATCCCACACGCACCCGTTCGCGTTCGGGAAGGCGCTGGAGCAGGTGGACTGCAGGCACTGCCGTTCGATCGATGACATCGTGGCCGCGCTACGGGAGAGAGCTGAGGCGACGCCCGAGGGTGAGTGGGTGCTGGGCTGCACATACGATGACATGCTTCTGGCCGAGCGTCGGCATCCCACACGGCAGGACTTGGACCGCGTCAGTGAACGGCACCCGATTCTGCTGATGCACATTTCGGTACACGCCGCCGCGGTGAACACCCAGGCCCTGCGTATCGCAGGTGTCACCGCCGATACGCCGGATCCTGGCGATGGACGACTCGAGCGAGAGGCGGATGGCACCCCGAATGGGGTTCTCTGGGAGTGGGCGCAGAAGCTCTTTACCCGGCATCTGCCCGCGCCGACGGCGGACGACATGCGCCGCCAACTGCGTAATGCCTCGAACCAATACATCGCAGCGGGCGTTACTTCGGCGGTTGAGGCCGCGCTCGGCCTCGCCGGCGGCGGCACGCTGGAGGCCGATGCTGCTGCCCTCGCGGCCCAGGAGCCATGGCTGCCTCTTCGCCTCGGTGTGGCGATCACGCATCCGCTTTGGCAGGAGCTGAAGGCGGGCAGCGGGCCCGGGCTTGAATGGGGTGGAGATCCGCAACGATCCCGCCCGCTAGCCGTCAAACTCTTCCAAGACGGATCGATTCAGCTCGGCACCGCAGCCTTGCGCGAGCCCTACTACAGGCAATCTGAGGATGCTCGGCATCATCTGATATGGGCACAGACCGAGCTGATGAGCTTCGTCCAAGAGGCACACACTGCCGGGTGGCAGGTCTGGACCCACGCGAACGGCGACTACGCCATCGACTCCGTGATCAATGCCTACGCCACGGTCGGCGGCAACGGCACCGCGCGGCGCCTTCGGCATCGGATAGAGCACTGCCAGCTTGCCAACGACGAGCAACTCGATCGCATCGCCCAACTGGGCTTGGGCGTTTCCTTCTTCGCCGCCCACGTCTGGCAGTGGGGCGACCGGCACCGGGACGTATTCATTGGCCCGGAGCGGGCAAGTCGCATGGACCCGCTGCGCTCCGCGCAGCGCAGGGGCATTCGCTTTGGTCTGCATAACGACACGCCGGTTACTCCGATCGATCCACTGCTGTCCATTTCGACGGCCGCGACACGGCTAACCTCCAGCGGCGAGCAGCTCGGTGAGGACGAGACGGTCTCCGTCCGCCACGCCCTTCGTGCGATGACGCTCGACAGCGCCTGGCTGGCACACGAGGAAAACGAAAAGGGGTCGCTTGAGGTTGGCAAGCTAGGCGACGTCGTCATTCTGGGGGCGGATCCGCTTGAGGTCAGCCCAGACGAAATCCGTCGAATCCCCGTAGAGGCAACTCTCGTCGGTGGCACACCGGTGTATCTCCGGCAAAACGGCGGAGGCATCTATGACTGA
- a CDS encoding Zn-dependent hydrolase, giving the protein MTDQLRIDGARLWRRIMDMAEIGATPGGGSCRVALTEEDAEGRALLCRWCEGLGLRITKDRMGNIFARRPGTDGDRDPVAFGSHLDTQPHGGRFDGVFGVLAGLEVIETLSDQDVQTRAPLELCVWSNEEGARFAPPMLASGVFAGSYELDFALSRTDNDGVTLDQALEQIGARGERVCGDHRLAAFIEPHIEQGPILEREGLKVGVVTGVQGSRWFRVSFTGQDAHTGATPMPGRRDALVGAARFVVAMQELALAQAPHAVATIGHIDNQPNSHNTIPGHVTVTVDMRHPDAEVLDAMEAELRSAAETLAAGENLEHGIERIANTPPVHFAEPCVQALDAAAHACGYAYRRLISGAGHDACHIARVAPTAMIFVPCAGGLSHNEAESAEQEDLTAGANVLLQAIIRLANS; this is encoded by the coding sequence ATGACTGACCAGCTCAGGATCGACGGGGCTCGCCTTTGGCGTCGAATCATGGATATGGCGGAGATCGGCGCAACGCCCGGCGGCGGAAGCTGCCGTGTTGCCCTCACCGAGGAGGATGCCGAGGGCCGTGCCCTGCTGTGTCGGTGGTGTGAGGGGCTCGGTCTTCGAATCACCAAGGACCGAATGGGCAACATCTTCGCGCGGCGTCCCGGGACAGACGGAGATCGCGATCCAGTAGCGTTCGGCAGCCATCTCGATACCCAGCCCCATGGCGGCCGGTTCGACGGCGTGTTCGGGGTGCTGGCCGGCCTGGAGGTCATCGAGACGCTCTCGGACCAGGACGTGCAGACACGGGCACCGCTTGAGCTCTGCGTGTGGAGTAACGAGGAGGGCGCACGCTTTGCTCCGCCAATGCTCGCCTCCGGCGTGTTTGCCGGCAGCTATGAGCTGGACTTCGCGCTCTCCCGCACGGACAACGACGGAGTCACACTCGATCAGGCGCTAGAGCAGATCGGCGCCAGAGGCGAGCGCGTCTGCGGCGATCACCGCCTGGCGGCATTTATCGAACCCCATATCGAACAGGGCCCGATCCTTGAGCGCGAGGGGCTCAAGGTCGGTGTGGTCACCGGAGTTCAAGGCTCTCGCTGGTTCCGGGTCTCGTTCACCGGGCAGGACGCCCACACAGGTGCAACACCGATGCCCGGGCGCCGTGACGCGCTCGTCGGAGCAGCCCGTTTCGTCGTGGCGATGCAGGAGCTCGCACTCGCGCAAGCGCCCCACGCTGTTGCGACCATCGGTCACATCGACAACCAACCCAACTCCCACAACACGATACCCGGGCACGTCACCGTGACCGTGGACATGCGCCACCCCGACGCAGAAGTGCTCGACGCGATGGAAGCTGAGCTTCGCAGCGCGGCCGAGACACTCGCGGCGGGCGAGAATCTCGAACACGGGATCGAGCGTATCGCCAACACACCGCCAGTCCACTTCGCGGAGCCATGCGTGCAGGCGCTCGATGCGGCGGCTCATGCCTGCGGCTATGCCTACCGCAGGCTGATCTCGGGGGCGGGCCACGACGCCTGCCACATCGCCCGCGTGGCCCCGACGGCAATGATCTTCGTCCCCTGCGCGGGTGGCCTCAGCCACAATGAGGCCGAAAGCGCCGAGCAGGAAGATCTAACGGCAGGGGCTAACGTTCTCCTGCAGGCAATAATCCGGCTGGCGAATTCATAG
- a CDS encoding Bug family tripartite tricarboxylate transporter substrate binding protein, whose protein sequence is MENTLNSFQPEKLRKYLATGVSMAVLAAIPFSAGAQDDWPTDTIEVVSHASAGGGTDTTIRMWLEGAREQVDEDVRVVYKLGGGARLAHEYMVQRGPDCHTIMALTQTHLYTIARGNSPIEIDDIQGVARAMSDPSVIVVSSNSPLESYEEVLESSRDQALTWGVTSIGSTAHIGISRWSEAADAEARVVPFGGDGDTLTALRSGAVDITVANASEALDQINEGVFRPLAVLSPERLEDLPNVPSTYEHGHEISVNTTRGYYVHADTSTECVSSIEEFILTGMESERFHNYLSSAGLNPERNIAGAEIWDTQIKEEYQVALKALRKLEMTDR, encoded by the coding sequence ATGGAGAACACGCTCAACAGTTTCCAGCCAGAGAAGCTCAGGAAGTACCTGGCCACCGGCGTCTCGATGGCCGTGTTGGCAGCGATTCCGTTTTCGGCGGGCGCGCAGGATGACTGGCCGACAGACACCATCGAGGTCGTATCTCACGCCTCGGCCGGTGGCGGCACGGACACCACCATTCGCATGTGGCTAGAAGGTGCGCGCGAGCAAGTGGACGAGGACGTGCGCGTCGTCTACAAGCTCGGCGGCGGTGCACGGCTTGCCCACGAGTACATGGTTCAGCGCGGTCCCGACTGTCACACCATCATGGCGCTAACGCAGACCCACCTCTACACCATCGCCCGGGGCAACTCACCGATTGAAATCGATGATATCCAGGGCGTTGCGCGTGCTATGAGTGACCCCTCGGTCATCGTCGTGTCTTCCAACAGCCCTCTCGAGAGCTACGAAGAGGTGCTGGAATCTTCCAGGGACCAGGCGCTGACGTGGGGCGTGACAAGCATCGGCAGTACTGCCCATATCGGCATCAGCCGCTGGTCGGAGGCAGCCGATGCGGAGGCTCGCGTGGTGCCCTTTGGCGGTGACGGTGACACCCTCACGGCGCTGCGGTCCGGCGCGGTGGATATCACCGTTGCCAACGCCAGCGAGGCTCTGGATCAGATCAATGAGGGTGTGTTCCGTCCACTGGCGGTGTTGTCACCGGAGCGACTGGAAGACCTTCCGAATGTTCCGTCCACCTACGAGCATGGCCATGAGATCTCGGTGAACACCACCCGTGGCTACTACGTGCATGCTGACACGTCCACGGAGTGCGTCAGCAGCATCGAGGAGTTCATCCTTACCGGCATGGAGAGCGAGCGCTTCCACAACTACCTATCCAGTGCGGGCCTGAATCCGGAGCGCAACATCGCTGGCGCCGAGATCTGGGACACCCAGATCAAGGAGGAGTACCAGGTCGCGCTGAAGGCGCTGCGCAAGCTGGAAATGACGGACCGTTGA
- a CDS encoding mandelate racemase/muconate lactonizing enzyme family protein — MRIEEIKCWALSEDLGGSWRISGQSWSRINTVIVRIRTDDGSIGIGETNLRTAPRAGVAIIRDHLSPHVIGADPRDIEGIWWSMFTRGRPRGHTRGFYLKAMSGIDMALWDLDARRRQEPLWQALRGMGRPRVPVYASAVRVFDTPEQAISKGQEFVDSGHRTVKVMVAGKDLTYDLAVLRGLRERWGYDIDLCVDANSSYETTEAVRFAVAAADIGLTFFEEPVPPDNLRGYRRLRQASPMAIAAGQSEFTAFAAEPLLSEGLIDFFQPNAGRVGGPTGVRYMQHAALPHSIRFSGHVGASSVVNGLCALHLAGAAPERTVAEYWEEESPLINIAEAAYPEVRDGHVQLSDKPGLGVALDEGVLDRMAVETVTIDASTGSLAQ; from the coding sequence ATGAGGATCGAGGAGATCAAGTGCTGGGCGCTGTCGGAGGACCTGGGCGGTTCCTGGCGTATCTCGGGGCAGAGCTGGAGCCGCATTAACACGGTCATCGTGCGCATCCGCACGGATGACGGCTCAATCGGCATCGGCGAGACGAATCTGCGTACCGCGCCCCGCGCCGGTGTCGCGATCATACGTGATCACCTCTCGCCGCACGTTATCGGGGCTGATCCTCGGGATATCGAGGGGATCTGGTGGTCGATGTTTACCCGCGGCCGGCCCCGTGGCCATACCCGAGGCTTCTACCTCAAGGCCATGAGTGGTATTGACATGGCTCTGTGGGACCTCGATGCGCGGCGACGGCAGGAGCCGCTGTGGCAGGCGTTGCGGGGCATGGGGCGCCCGCGTGTACCGGTGTATGCCTCGGCCGTGCGTGTGTTCGATACGCCGGAGCAGGCCATCTCCAAGGGCCAGGAGTTCGTCGACTCCGGTCACCGGACCGTGAAGGTCATGGTGGCGGGTAAGGATCTGACCTATGACCTCGCCGTTCTGCGCGGTCTGCGCGAGCGATGGGGTTACGACATCGACCTGTGCGTGGATGCGAACTCCAGCTACGAGACTACCGAGGCGGTGCGCTTCGCCGTGGCCGCCGCAGATATCGGGCTGACTTTTTTTGAGGAGCCGGTGCCGCCGGACAACCTAAGGGGCTACCGACGCCTGCGCCAGGCATCGCCGATGGCGATAGCAGCCGGACAGTCCGAGTTCACGGCCTTTGCCGCGGAGCCGCTGCTCTCGGAAGGGCTTATCGACTTCTTCCAGCCTAACGCCGGTCGTGTTGGCGGCCCGACGGGCGTGCGCTACATGCAGCACGCCGCGCTGCCGCACTCCATCCGCTTCTCCGGCCATGTGGGCGCGTCGTCTGTCGTTAACGGACTGTGTGCGCTCCACCTCGCTGGCGCGGCGCCGGAGCGCACCGTGGCCGAATACTGGGAGGAGGAGTCCCCCCTCATCAACATCGCCGAGGCCGCCTACCCGGAAGTCCGGGACGGTCACGTGCAGCTCAGCGACAAGCCGGGTCTCGGTGTGGCGCTGGACGAAGGCGTGCTCGACCGCATGGCGGTAGAGACCGTGACCATCGACGCGAGCACCGGGTCCCTCGCCCAATGA
- a CDS encoding LysR family transcriptional regulator → MNLNLLRTFAAVAENQSFSRAAESIHVSQPAVSRAVRELEEQLDIPLVERGRRQIRLTEAGAALFAHARAIFALEQAALADIRGRRDIEHGSLTMGASKMIQAYLLPELISRFTDLYPGVEVRILSDNTEAIERRLLAYEPDIAFVEAPIHDSRVELTFWRDDELVILAAPHHPVGIRRDVEPATLTRERWILREEGSGTRAITERLLREAGVEVQRMLEVGSNGALVQSVAAGLGIAMVSVEAARDQIALGSVRVVKLQGETLSRPLYRARLHSRPASPTTQAFEALVEAGLSRHKPHGGRQH, encoded by the coding sequence ATGAATCTCAATCTGCTGCGTACCTTTGCCGCCGTGGCGGAGAACCAGAGCTTCTCTCGGGCCGCGGAATCCATCCACGTCAGCCAGCCAGCGGTATCGCGCGCCGTGCGGGAGCTCGAGGAACAGCTGGACATCCCGCTGGTGGAGCGGGGTCGGCGGCAGATTCGCCTCACCGAGGCGGGTGCGGCGCTTTTCGCGCACGCACGAGCGATCTTCGCGCTGGAACAGGCAGCACTCGCTGACATCAGGGGGCGGCGGGATATCGAGCACGGCTCGCTGACCATGGGAGCCAGCAAGATGATTCAGGCCTATCTGCTCCCCGAGCTCATCAGCCGCTTCACCGATCTGTATCCCGGGGTAGAGGTGCGCATCCTGAGCGACAATACCGAAGCCATCGAGCGCAGGCTTCTGGCCTACGAGCCCGATATCGCCTTCGTAGAGGCACCCATCCACGATTCACGCGTCGAACTGACTTTCTGGCGTGATGACGAGTTGGTCATCCTCGCGGCACCACACCACCCCGTGGGCATTCGCCGGGATGTCGAGCCGGCCACACTGACCCGGGAACGCTGGATCCTGCGTGAGGAAGGATCTGGCACACGGGCCATCACCGAGCGTCTTTTACGCGAGGCGGGTGTGGAAGTGCAGCGCATGCTGGAGGTGGGGAGCAACGGCGCCCTGGTCCAGAGCGTCGCCGCCGGCCTTGGCATCGCAATGGTCTCTGTGGAAGCCGCACGCGATCAGATCGCGCTGGGTAGCGTCAGGGTCGTGAAACTACAGGGCGAGACTTTGAGCCGCCCCCTCTACCGCGCCCGGTTGCACTCGCGCCCCGCCAGCCCGACGACGCAGGCCTTCGAAGCCCTGGTGGAGGCTGGCTTGAGCCGGCACAAACCGCACGGTGGCCGGCAGCATTGA
- a CDS encoding tripartite tricarboxylate transporter permease, with translation MWNDLLGGAAALLTDPMGLLAFAAGLFGGMIFGVIPGISLLTLGAIILPFTAYLSAEHAIMLFSVIYCSGVFGGAITAILFNIPGSPENAPTAFDGYPMTQNGESGKAVGATVLCSALGGIASAILMITATPAIARWAVSAFSAQEIFALIVFGVSVAASVGAQTVLKGWISVALGLLLATVGTDPAGGVERFAFDTYYLLAGIHFIPVILGLFAVSEVLEQARQMVNRERVVPKVSMDLPSIREFWRLKVAIVRSVGIGFFSGILPGVGATLAAFLSYNEAVRWSKGDKRFGKGDIRGVVSSETANNAATGAAMIPLLALGLPGGALTAMMMGVFQIHGMEPGPMIFVMSPDLVSITFAAMLIANVCILALGWIQTKSVVHLLRVPFQYLAPAVLLLAIIGAFAVRNLIVDVWIMFAAAFIGFFLRKYGYSAAGMILGLVLGSIGEASLVKSMQLMQYNWLGFFERPYSALLLGAAIVTVVTGVIRATRREIRARC, from the coding sequence ATGTGGAACGACCTTCTCGGCGGGGCGGCGGCTCTGCTAACTGACCCGATGGGACTTCTAGCCTTCGCCGCGGGACTCTTCGGGGGCATGATCTTCGGAGTCATCCCGGGAATTAGCCTTTTAACACTGGGCGCGATTATACTTCCGTTTACGGCCTACCTGAGCGCCGAGCACGCAATAATGCTGTTCTCCGTGATCTACTGCTCCGGTGTTTTCGGGGGCGCAATAACGGCGATTCTATTTAATATTCCTGGCTCTCCAGAAAATGCCCCGACGGCCTTCGACGGGTATCCAATGACCCAGAATGGTGAGTCTGGAAAGGCGGTGGGCGCGACCGTTCTATGCTCGGCGCTTGGAGGTATTGCTTCGGCAATTCTCATGATAACGGCCACGCCGGCAATTGCCCGCTGGGCTGTCTCCGCTTTCTCTGCCCAGGAGATTTTTGCACTGATTGTTTTCGGCGTAAGCGTTGCGGCCTCCGTAGGTGCCCAAACGGTGCTCAAGGGGTGGATATCCGTGGCGCTGGGTTTGCTGCTTGCAACGGTAGGGACAGACCCGGCAGGCGGGGTCGAGCGGTTCGCCTTCGATACGTACTACCTGCTCGCCGGCATTCACTTTATCCCGGTCATTCTCGGGCTTTTTGCGGTTTCTGAGGTGCTCGAGCAGGCGCGCCAGATGGTTAATCGCGAGCGCGTAGTGCCCAAGGTCTCAATGGACCTTCCCTCGATAAGAGAATTCTGGCGCCTGAAAGTGGCCATCGTGCGTTCCGTGGGGATCGGCTTTTTCTCGGGTATTCTACCGGGCGTCGGGGCGACACTTGCGGCATTCTTGAGCTACAACGAGGCCGTTCGGTGGTCTAAGGGCGACAAGCGTTTTGGGAAGGGTGATATTCGCGGTGTTGTCTCCTCGGAGACCGCGAATAACGCCGCGACCGGCGCCGCGATGATTCCCCTGCTAGCGCTGGGGCTGCCTGGGGGCGCGCTCACGGCCATGATGATGGGCGTTTTTCAGATCCATGGCATGGAGCCGGGGCCGATGATATTCGTGATGTCGCCGGATCTGGTTTCCATAACCTTTGCGGCTATGCTGATCGCTAATGTATGCATCCTGGCGCTCGGGTGGATACAGACGAAGTCTGTCGTGCACCTGCTTCGCGTGCCCTTTCAATACTTGGCGCCGGCGGTTTTACTGCTTGCAATCATTGGTGCCTTTGCGGTGCGCAACCTCATCGTTGATGTCTGGATCATGTTCGCCGCTGCGTTTATTGGATTCTTTCTCCGGAAGTACGGCTATTCCGCGGCCGGGATGATTCTTGGACTGGTGCTCGGCTCCATTGGGGAAGCGAGTCTGGTGAAATCGATGCAGCTGATGCAGTACAACTGGCTCGGATTCTTCGAACGCCCCTACTCTGCGTTGCTGCTCGGCGCTGCGATCGTTACCGTGGTGACAGGCGTTATCCGTGCTACGCGGCGGGAGATTAGAGCGCGGTGTTAG
- a CDS encoding tripartite tricarboxylate transporter TctB family protein, with the protein MQTIAPTKNRELVQGCFWIALALLGFVLSFGFDEPIPNYRYGAASWPRALLALLALLGVCQVLWAVAPDIRRRIDDSQEEGSTAPAQFPFLIGSLPVVYIATVSYVGFYLATPFLLLACLFALGERRPLRLTLVTAAIYGFILLVFGRLLYLPLPVGNLPGFYEINNWILIGVRAGV; encoded by the coding sequence ATGCAAACAATCGCGCCCACCAAAAACCGAGAGCTTGTCCAGGGCTGCTTCTGGATCGCTCTGGCGCTATTGGGGTTTGTGCTGTCGTTCGGCTTTGATGAGCCGATCCCGAACTACCGCTACGGCGCGGCATCCTGGCCGCGTGCACTGCTGGCGCTGCTCGCGCTTCTTGGCGTATGCCAGGTGCTCTGGGCAGTGGCGCCAGATATCCGACGCCGCATCGATGATAGCCAGGAAGAGGGCTCCACGGCGCCGGCGCAGTTTCCCTTCCTGATCGGCTCGTTGCCGGTCGTGTATATCGCTACTGTCAGCTATGTCGGTTTTTACCTGGCGACGCCCTTTCTACTTCTCGCGTGCCTGTTCGCCCTTGGCGAGCGCCGGCCTTTGCGTTTAACCCTGGTTACGGCGGCAATTTACGGATTCATACTTCTGGTATTTGGCAGACTGCTTTATCTTCCGCTGCCGGTAGGTAACCTGCCGGGATTCTACGAGATCAACAACTGGATTTTGATCGGCGTTCGAGCCGGCGTCTAA
- a CDS encoding tripartite tricarboxylate transporter substrate binding protein, whose protein sequence is MKLLQTTKYGLVAGIFALQTLGAAVAADVPDKPGGFPERPITMIVPFGAGGGSDQFARAMAEPMGRIMGVPITVVNKPGGGGRAGIPDFMAAPADGYTILEFSDDVLTLYSSGSIDENPTVDWTPIGIGNITFSQIYIRGDEDRFTDWESFVEYAEENPGSATMANISHEGSLEVISTRALLESVGIELQQVSYDKPTERYAALVGGHTDTLFEQPGDVANLLNSGQFKPILSFLKEAPSSFPDVPTLTDIGVEFEPIFRVRGMVVRGDVPEERKEYLEAVFKAAYESESFQAFLERKNMKMLNNYRGREGSVALIDGMIETFRNAD, encoded by the coding sequence ATGAAACTCTTGCAGACCACAAAGTACGGGCTCGTTGCGGGCATTTTCGCACTGCAGACGCTAGGCGCCGCCGTTGCTGCGGACGTACCCGATAAGCCGGGCGGATTTCCTGAGCGTCCGATCACAATGATCGTCCCCTTCGGGGCGGGAGGCGGGTCCGACCAGTTCGCCCGTGCAATGGCCGAGCCGATGGGTCGGATAATGGGCGTGCCTATCACCGTCGTGAACAAGCCCGGCGGTGGAGGCCGTGCCGGTATACCGGATTTCATGGCCGCGCCGGCGGACGGCTACACGATCCTCGAGTTCAGCGACGATGTCCTGACCCTCTACTCATCGGGCAGCATCGACGAGAATCCGACCGTCGACTGGACGCCTATCGGCATCGGAAACATCACGTTCAGCCAGATCTATATCCGCGGCGACGAAGATCGCTTCACCGACTGGGAGAGCTTCGTTGAGTACGCTGAGGAAAACCCAGGTAGTGCCACCATGGCAAACATCAGCCATGAGGGCTCACTGGAGGTTATCAGTACCCGCGCCCTGCTTGAGTCAGTTGGAATTGAACTTCAGCAGGTCAGCTACGACAAGCCAACCGAGCGTTACGCGGCGCTTGTGGGCGGCCACACTGACACATTGTTCGAGCAGCCGGGCGACGTCGCCAATCTGCTGAACTCCGGCCAGTTCAAACCAATCCTCTCCTTCCTTAAGGAGGCACCCTCGAGTTTCCCGGACGTGCCAACGCTAACGGATATTGGCGTGGAATTTGAGCCCATTTTCCGGGTAAGGGGGATGGTTGTTCGGGGTGACGTGCCTGAGGAGCGAAAAGAATACCTGGAGGCCGTATTCAAAGCTGCCTACGAGAGTGAAAGCTTCCAAGCGTTTCTCGAGCGCAAGAACATGAAAATGCTCAATAACTACAGGGGCCGCGAGGGCTCGGTTGCGCTCATCGACGGGATGATCGAGACGTTCCGAAACGCCGACTAA
- a CDS encoding SDR family NAD(P)-dependent oxidoreductase, which translates to MRLKDKVAIVTGGGSGIGQGICDAFVREGARVVVADINLPNAEAVALKLNERANGAAHAIKVDVTDEQSTKDLVRDAVAHFGTLNILVNNAGARTMAPFEEHTTADWQKMLDINLTGPFLCSRAAVPELKKNEKAKIINLASIASFMGRPDRAGYVAAKTGVLGLTRSMAVDLAEADIRVNCLAPGMIATPFNAMFADDPETGPEWKKENFVGRWGKPEDIAMAAVFLASEESDFVTGAELKVEGGWLAAKFRKGEMSD; encoded by the coding sequence ATGAGGTTGAAAGACAAGGTCGCGATCGTGACCGGAGGCGGAAGTGGCATCGGGCAGGGCATCTGCGATGCTTTTGTGCGCGAAGGTGCACGCGTTGTCGTTGCTGACATTAACCTCCCCAATGCTGAAGCGGTCGCATTGAAGCTCAACGAGCGGGCGAATGGAGCGGCGCACGCCATCAAGGTCGATGTCACCGACGAGCAGTCCACAAAAGACCTCGTGCGTGACGCCGTCGCGCACTTCGGCACACTGAATATTCTGGTCAACAACGCCGGCGCGCGCACCATGGCACCGTTCGAGGAGCACACGACTGCGGACTGGCAGAAAATGCTGGACATCAACTTGACCGGCCCTTTCTTGTGCTCCCGCGCTGCCGTGCCGGAGCTTAAGAAGAACGAGAAAGCAAAAATCATAAATCTCGCGTCGATCGCCAGTTTCATGGGCCGCCCTGACCGTGCGGGCTATGTCGCCGCGAAGACGGGTGTCCTCGGGCTTACCCGGTCCATGGCAGTCGATCTGGCAGAGGCGGATATTCGGGTGAACTGCTTAGCCCCCGGGATGATCGCGACACCGTTTAACGCGATGTTCGCCGATGACCCGGAAACCGGTCCCGAATGGAAGAAAGAGAATTTCGTCGGAAGGTGGGGCAAGCCCGAAGACATCGCAATGGCCGCGGTGTTCCTCGCATCCGAGGAGTCCGACTTCGTGACCGGTGCGGAACTCAAGGTTGAGGGAGGCTGGCTAGCCGCCAAGTTCCGTAAAGGTGAGATGAGCGATTGA
- a CDS encoding Crp/Fnr family transcriptional regulator: protein MREYNFGAEQERSYPDPDEYIARLAQEGVQVSKCRGESIYHQGDPADSVWLLLEGAVKAATVSRDGEETLLRVHVPGGIIGLTALDSDGIRDASTCALTDAVLVCLDREQVLSLMMRDPLLAICISRVLIHRLCSFHSRINEVLGNTVEQRVARVLLALYQPETSAASPLPEGIKLSHEELAQIVASRRQTVTMILNRFAAAGYIETVRRRILVREPESLRRFVPCNP, encoded by the coding sequence ATGCGAGAGTACAATTTCGGCGCAGAGCAGGAACGGTCCTACCCGGACCCGGATGAGTATATCGCGCGCCTGGCCCAGGAAGGAGTGCAGGTAAGCAAGTGCCGTGGTGAGTCGATCTACCATCAGGGTGATCCTGCGGATTCCGTGTGGCTGCTACTCGAAGGGGCAGTAAAGGCTGCGACGGTTAGTCGTGACGGCGAGGAGACCTTGCTCCGTGTTCACGTGCCCGGTGGAATTATCGGCTTGACGGCGTTGGATTCCGACGGCATTCGGGACGCGAGTACCTGCGCCCTGACCGACGCAGTCCTCGTGTGTCTGGACCGTGAGCAAGTGCTTTCGCTGATGATGCGAGATCCGCTGCTTGCCATTTGCATCAGCCGGGTTCTCATCCATCGGCTGTGCTCATTTCATTCACGTATCAACGAAGTCCTTGGCAATACGGTCGAGCAGCGTGTGGCGCGTGTGTTGCTCGCGCTTTATCAGCCGGAAACGTCCGCAGCATCGCCACTGCCTGAGGGGATAAAGCTCTCACACGAAGAGCTGGCGCAGATTGTTGCCTCCCGACGGCAGACAGTGACGATGATACTCAATCGCTTCGCCGCAGCTGGGTACATCGAGACGGTACGCCGCCGGATCTTGGTCCGTGAACCTGAATCCCTTCGTCGATTCGTCCCCTGCAACCCGTGA